The Edaphobacter flagellatus sequence CTTCGACACCTTTATGAGCAGCCTTGCGCTCTCGCTCGCGTTCAATGGTCCAAAAAACGATTGCGGCGCCCGCGCAGATGGTCGCGGTGATGATGAGCGCATCCAGACGCGTTCCGCGGACGAGGCTCCAGGACGCTGTCAGCGCCAGACCCACAAGCGCCACTGACAGACCAGCCTTCCACATCCACGGTCGTGGGGAATCGAGCACCCAAGCCCTCAAAGAAGTTATCTCAACTGAAGAAGTGTACCGCTATCAGAACCCATTCCTTATCTTTTCTCTGATTCTGATGCTGCATTTGGTGTTTCTGTTTGCACCGTAGCATTCCGACTTTCGTTTTCAAAGAAATCTTCTTATCAAAATCGTTCTTCTGTATTTACCCGTTTGAGTCAACTGGCCTTTTATGAAGCACTTCTATCCTCCCACGAAACGCAAGGAGAGGCGTAAGAACGAAGGTCTATAGACTTATGGGTGCCTGTAGAAATTTTGGATGTTACAAAAGCAGGGTTTCGTTAACTTGAACCTTGGCGCAACGATCGTCGTCTATACCGATATGTTGCGAATCTGCGCTGCTCGATATGCGCCTTTTGGTCGTTACTTTGGAGTTCTCCTGGTCTTTGCTGGCCTGGCCGCAGCTCAAACCCCAGCGGCATCGCCCCCGGCCTCCGGCTCGCCTACACCAACCATCTCCGTCGATGCCCGACTTGTAAATATGCCCGTCGTCGTCAGGGATAAGAAAGGCGCACTTGTTCATAACCTGACCAAAGAAGACTTCGTGCTCCAGGTCGATGGACATCCGCAGACGATCCGTTACTTCGACATCGATGCGAACCTTCCTCTGACGCTGGGACTGCTGATCGATACCAGCTTCAGCCAGCGCGATGCGATTGACGAGGAACGTGCTGCCAGCGGAACCTTTCTCGACCAGATGCTGAAGACGGGCAAGGACCAGGCGTTCGTTATCCAGTTTGCCCGCCAGACGGAGTTGCTGCAGGATTTGACGAACTCCAGAGCCAAGCTGCAGGCTGCGTTGAAGGAAGTGGATACTCCCAGTCCGAACGCTCCCTCGGACAATTCATCGGATCAGACCAGCGATTCTGGCAGTGGAAGTGGCCGGAGAGGGCGTCGGGGCGGACATGGAGGCGGTACGGCCCTCTACGATGCGACCTTTCTTGCCTCCGACGAACTGATGAGCAAGCAGAAAGGCAGGAAGGCCCTCATCATTCTCTCGGATGGTGTGGATAGCGGCAGCAAGGAGACGCTGGTGAAGTCGATCGAGGCTGCGCAGCGTGCCGACACGATCCTCTACGCTATTTATTTCAAGGGGAAGGAGCAGAGCGGACAATGGGATGACCGCTCACGTGGTGGCGGCGGATTCCCGGGTGGTGGTGGACGATTCCCCGGCGGCGGAGGAGGCTATCCCGGAGGACATGGCGGCGGTTATCCCGGCGGCGGCGGGCAGGGTGGTGGCCGCGGTGGTGGCGGGGGTACCAGCCATGTCGATGGCAAGAAGATTCTGGAGCGCATGACGCAGGAGACCGGCGGACGGCTGTTCGAAGTCAGCAAAAAACAGACCGTGGCCCAGATTTACGACCAGATCGCCGAGGAGCTGCACGCTCAGTATCGGTTGGGATACACGCCCGATGCGAGACCGTGGCCCAGATTTACGACCAGATCGCCGAGGAGCTGCACGCTCAGTATCGGTTGGGATACACGCCCGATGCGACAACCTCGACGGACGGCTATCACCAGATCGATCTGAGCACCCGCCAGAAGGACCTGCGCGTGCAGACCCGCGACGGTTATTACGCCGGGCAGTAGGAGGCGGGTCTTTGTAAAGTGCTCTTGTGACCACCGCCGTGCTGATGCATCTTATTAGATGGATGTATTTTTAAGCGCGTAAAGGTGGATATCGCATGTACGCAATATCGCGGAATGTTTTGACGGCGGCGGTTCTTGCTCTGTTGATTGCACCGGCTGGCGCCGGCGCGCAGATGGCGCCTCCATTTGTGAAGAAGCACCTCTATTCAGCGGAGGCCGATCCGAAGGCAGATATCGCCGCCGCGCTCAAAAAGGCAAGAGCAGAGAAGAAGCGCGTCATCCTCGACTTTGGCGGCGATTGGTGCGGTGACTGCCAGGTGCTCGACATCTACATGCATCAGAGCCCGAATGCACAGCTGCTCGATAAGCACTTCGTTGTTGTGCATGTCGATATAGGCCGTTTCGACCACAACGTGGATATCGCGACGAAGTACAAGGTCCCCATTAAGAAGGGTGTACCTGCGCTTGCTGTGCTCGATGCTAATGGCAGGCTGCTCTATTCGCAGGAGAACAAAGAGTTCGAGAACATGCGAGAGATGAAGTCCAGTGATGTCACGGACTTTTTGAATCGTTGGAAGGCCTGATCGACCTCACGTCAACGTGTATGCTGTCGGACAGAACCCTTGGGAGAATCTGACTTCATCTGTGAGACGGCTGCTTCGCACACACGTGATTCTGCACCGCGCTGTCGTAAGCTCGGCAGACCACGACATTGTCAATCTGGCGCAGTCGGCAGCGTATTCAGCCATCATCGCTCTTTTTCCCGCATTAATCGTCGCCGCGGCCATTATTGCGCTGTTGCCTGATACCGCGCCCGTTCGCGGCCAGTTAGGCGCTTTTTTCGATAGAGTTCTTCCGCCGGATGTCGTGCCCATGCTTGAGGGGTACTTCGATAACCACCGATCCAAATCCACGCAGGCTCTGATCGTTGCCTTCCTGGTCTCTATTAGCGGGGCATCGACGGTCATCACAACGTATATGGAAGGCATACGACGCGCCCACGGTCTTCCAGATGATTGCTGGACTTTCTGGAGCCGCCGCTGCCGGGCCTTTGCTCTGGTTCCGCTCTCTCTGGTTCCGCTCAGTATTGCCAGCCTGATGGTTGTCTTTGGCCATGTCTTTACGACATGGCTCGTGCATCACGTCATTCCGACGATGCGCACGGAGGTCTACATCATTGCGTCGGTTGCGCGTTGGCTGGTGGCGTTGGCTGGATCAATAGGACTGATGGCGCTGATCTACCACATGGGTACGCCGATACGGCAGCCCTGGCGTCGAGTGCTCCCGGGAGCAGTTGCCGCGACCATCATGTGGTTTGTGACCACACTGATCTTTGGCTGGTACGTTACTCGATTTGCGAACTACTCCCAGGTCTACGGCTCGCTCGGAGCAGGCATAGCACTTCTTTTCTGGTTGTTTATTGTCTCCCTCAGCGTCTTCTTCGGAGCGGAATTCAACTCGCAGTTCCACCTGCACGGAACTTATCCGGATTCCCCGGAGAACTCTTCTGAAGCGATTTAGGTTCTTGTAGCCTTGCGCGGTTAGAATGACCAACGGACACAAAAATCAGTGGACAGAGCGGTGGAACATCTTCCCCTGTGATGCTTTGAAAGGGAACTCAGCAGCAATCGTATGGCGACCTCAGTGAAACCTGTTTTTCTTGACACCATCTCCGGCGCAAGTGGACGTCCACGCCGCGCTAAGATCGTTGGCACTCTTGGTCCGGCATCGAGCTCCGTGGATGTCTTTCGCCAGCTCGTACGAGCGGGACTCGATGTGGCCCGTCTGAACTTCTCGCATGGAACGCACGCACAGAAGGCCGAACTGATTCGTATGGTCCGTCAGGTCTCGAAAGAGGAAGGGAAGCCTATCTGCATCCTCGCCGACCTGCAAGGCCCCAAGATTCGTACCGGCAAGCTGAAGGATCACAAGCCTGTTCAACTGGTGGCGGGTAAGCAGCTCATTATCACTCCACGCGAGATCGCCGGTACCGCTTCCATGGTAGGCACTACTTTCACGACACTGGCTGAGAACCTTGAGCCCGGCTCGCGCATTCTGCTCTCCGACGGCCTCATCGAGCTAAGCGTCGAGCAGGTCAAGGGCGGCGATGTTGTCTGCAAGATCATCAATGGAGGCATGCTCGGGGAAAATAAAGGCATCAATCTTCCCGGTATTCCGGTCAAAGTACCGTCGCTGACCGCGAAGGACGAAGATCAATCTTCCCGGTATTCCGGTCAAAGTACCGTCGCTGACCGCGAAGGACGAAGAAGACCGGACTGCCGATGATATTCGCCACGTCAAGAACCGTCTGGCGGCGCTTAACTCGGACGCATGGATCGTCGCCAAGCTCGAGAAGCCGCAGGCAGTCGAGCATCTCGACTCCATCCTTGAGATCACCGATGCCATTATGGTTGCCCGTGGCGACCTTGGCGTCGAGGTGCCGCCGGAAAAAGTGCCTGCAATCCAGAAACACATCATTCGCCGTGCTTCGGAGTACCGCAAGCCGGTGATCACTGCGACCCAGATGCTTGAGTCGATGATTGAAAATCCGCGGCCGACGCGCGCTGAGGCCTCCGACGTTGCCAACGCCGTCTACGACGGAACGGATGCCGTCATGCTCTCTGCCGAAAGCGCCGCAGGCAAGTATCCCGTCGAAGCCGTCGCCATGATGGCAAAGATCGTTGCCGAGACAGAGGAGCAGATTCGCATCGATCCTCCGTCCATTCGCCATCCGCGCGGCATCCAGCTTTCCGTGGCCGAGACCATCTGCGAGTGCATGGCGCACTCGGCAGAAGATCTCGATCTTGCAGCCATCGCCATCTTTACCGAGAGCGGTGCTACCGCGCGCCTACTGTCGAAGTACCGCCCCGACCCGCCGATCTACGCGCTCTCGCCCTTCCCGCATGTCATCAATCGCTGCATGTTGTTGTGGGGCACGTATCCTCTGCTCTGCGGCCGCTTCCACGATACGGACTCGCTCGTGAACATGGCCGAGGACATGCTGGAAACGCATGGTCGCGTGCAGGACAGGCAGATCGTCGGCATCGTCGCCGGAACCCGTACTCGCTCTGGCGCCACCAACTTCATGCGCCTGCATATGATCGGTGATCGCGATGCCGACATTCCGGGCAAGGCTGCGAAGACCAACGGTGCAAAGAAACCGGCAAAGAAGAAGGCTGCAAAGAAGCCCTAGCTGTGATCGTCTCACCCAACAAAAAGCCGCCTCAGGAGATCGAGGCGGCTTTCCTGTCAGCTGCGGATTTGCGTGTGAATACGGTTACTTCGCCTGTGCTTCAAATGCGGCGGATGCTTTATTCATCTCATCGGCTGTGACGTCATGCGACGAGATGACGACGCGATAGTGGAAGGTGACCGACTTACCTTTCTCCACCGTGTAATCCAGCTGCGGCTGCTTTGAATCGAAGATCTTCTGCCCCAGCGGGTTCGCCGCAAACAATCCATAGCCACGCGCATGCCAGTACGTCGGATAGTTCGGATTCTCCGTATGGTCGAGGATGGCAATCGTCTCCGTGTGCCCATCTGGCGTGGTGCCGGTCAGCTTGCACCACTTGCCGCGTGTGGACCACACTGCATCGCCCTGCACGCCTTGGCTGGTCAGGTAGACACCCGTCGCTCCAGCCGTATTGCCTTCCACCTTCGTTGGGCGTCCACTGGCATCGGCGAAGGTGCCACCCTTCTCCGTCGGTGATTCGAGGAAGTGTGCCACACGAATGCCCAGTACGCCTTCCTTGTCATCGTGAAAGACAACCTTGTCGAGAGCAGTCAGTGTCACGGTCATATCGATCGTGCGCGCATCGCCCATCTGCCAGAAGACATACTTCGTCCGCTGGTTCAGAATCTTCTGTCCTGCGCCCGTCTCCCACACCGAGTCCGTCACCAGCTCGCCTTTGGCTCCGCTCTTTGCGGAGACGATCTTTTCCTGGTGGATCGTCCCCATCTTCGGTCGCTGGTCTTCCTTGATCGCGTCCGAGTTGTTCCAGAAGTCGAAGCCGTTTGCGTTGCCATAGTTAAACCACAGCCCCGCATGATGCGGATGATCGACGCGTTCGGTATCGCGCGGAGCCAGGGGATATCCGCGCGTCACCGTAACGCCATCGGCTGCAACCAACGGAAACAATACCGGCTTCTTGAGCGTGTTCGGCCACACATAAGCGGTGAAAAGCTTGCCGTCGATCGTGACATCGACGCGCTGCTTCGCCTCGTCTGTTTTGACCTCTACTCTCGAAGCCGCCGTTGCCATCTGCAAGCCGCTCATCACCAGCACAGAGCCCAGAAGCAGCTTATGCATACACCTTGCCTCCGGCCAGAATCTGCTGCGTCTTCTGGTTGAACGTGATCTTCTGCCCGCTTTGCATCGCAGCAATGCACATGCATAGCGCGACCGAGTGGCTATAGCCCGCATCGACGTTTGCATTCGGCTGCTTGCGCGACCGCACGCATTCCATCCAGTTCCGCATATTGGCCGAGGTCTGGTTATCTGCACCAGTATTGGCTGCGGTCGAAACCTCCTCCGCCTGCCCGAGTGAGAACGAGCCCAGCAGATTTGCCTTCATGCCCATCTCAGCCGCCGCCTTCGCCGTCAATCCGCCGGTGGAGTTCACCACCTGCTTATCCATATCCAGCGAGCCGCCGTTCGAGTAGTAGATCTCCTTCACGCCGCCTGCCGAATTCGTCTGCCGCGACGAGTACAGCACCTGGAAACCTTTGCTCAAATCATCCTCTGGGCCATAGTCGAAGACCGCCGTCAGCGTGTCCCAGT is a genomic window containing:
- a CDS encoding VWA domain-containing protein — its product is MNLGATIVVYTDMLRICAARYAPFGRYFGVLLVFAGLAAAQTPAASPPASGSPTPTISVDARLVNMPVVVRDKKGALVHNLTKEDFVLQVDGHPQTIRYFDIDANLPLTLGLLIDTSFSQRDAIDEERAASGTFLDQMLKTGKDQAFVIQFARQTELLQDLTNSRAKLQAALKEVDTPSPNAPSDNSSDQTSDSGSGSGRRGRRGGHGGGTALYDATFLASDELMSKQKGRKALIILSDGVDSGSKETLVKSIEAAQRADTILYAIYFKGKEQSGQWDDRSRGGGGFPGGGGRFPGGGGGYPGGHGGGYPGGGGQGGGRGGGGGTSHVDGKKILERMTQETGGRLFEVSKKQTVAQIYDQIAEELHAQYRLGYTPDARPWPRFTTRSPRSCTLSIGWDTRPMRQPRRTAITRSI
- a CDS encoding thioredoxin family protein, giving the protein MYAISRNVLTAAVLALLIAPAGAGAQMAPPFVKKHLYSAEADPKADIAAALKKARAEKKRVILDFGGDWCGDCQVLDIYMHQSPNAQLLDKHFVVVHVDIGRFDHNVDIATKYKVPIKKGVPALAVLDANGRLLYSQENKEFENMREMKSSDVTDFLNRWKA
- a CDS encoding YihY/virulence factor BrkB family protein, which gives rise to MRRLLRTHVILHRAVVSSADHDIVNLAQSAAYSAIIALFPALIVAAAIIALLPDTAPVRGQLGAFFDRVLPPDVVPMLEGYFDNHRSKSTQALIVAFLVSISGASTVITTYMEGIRRAHGLPDDCWTFWSRRCRAFALVPLSLVPLSIASLMVVFGHVFTTWLVHHVIPTMRTEVYIIASVARWLVALAGSIGLMALIYHMGTPIRQPWRRVLPGAVAATIMWFVTTLIFGWYVTRFANYSQVYGSLGAGIALLFWLFIVSLSVFFGAEFNSQFHLHGTYPDSPENSSEAI
- a CDS encoding pyruvate kinase; translation: MATSVKPVFLDTISGASGRPRRAKIVGTLGPASSSVDVFRQLVRAGLDVARLNFSHGTHAQKAELIRMVRQVSKEEGKPICILADLQGPKIRTGKLKDHKPVQLVAGKQLIITPREIAGTASMVGTTFTTLAENLEPGSRILLSDGLIELSVEQVKGGDVVCKIINGGMLGENKGINLPGIPVKVPSLTAKDEDQSSRYSGQSTVADREGRRRPDCR
- the pyk gene encoding pyruvate kinase, with product MTAKDEEDRTADDIRHVKNRLAALNSDAWIVAKLEKPQAVEHLDSILEITDAIMVARGDLGVEVPPEKVPAIQKHIIRRASEYRKPVITATQMLESMIENPRPTRAEASDVANAVYDGTDAVMLSAESAAGKYPVEAVAMMAKIVAETEEQIRIDPPSIRHPRGIQLSVAETICECMAHSAEDLDLAAIAIFTESGATARLLSKYRPDPPIYALSPFPHVINRCMLLWGTYPLLCGRFHDTDSLVNMAEDMLETHGRVQDRQIVGIVAGTRTRSGATNFMRLHMIGDRDADIPGKAAKTNGAKKPAKKKAAKKP
- a CDS encoding DUF6807 domain-containing protein, which codes for MHKLLLGSVLVMSGLQMATAASRVEVKTDEAKQRVDVTIDGKLFTAYVWPNTLKKPVLFPLVAADGVTVTRGYPLAPRDTERVDHPHHAGLWFNYGNANGFDFWNNSDAIKEDQRPKMGTIHQEKIVSAKSGAKGELVTDSVWETGAGQKILNQRTKYVFWQMGDARTIDMTVTLTALDKVVFHDDKEGVLGIRVAHFLESPTEKGGTFADASGRPTKVEGNTAGATGVYLTSQGVQGDAVWSTRGKWCKLTGTTPDGHTETIAILDHTENPNYPTYWHARGYGLFAANPLGQKIFDSKQPQLDYTVEKGKSVTFHYRVVISSHDVTADEMNKASAAFEAQAK